In Eupeodes corollae chromosome 3, idEupCoro1.1, whole genome shotgun sequence, a single genomic region encodes these proteins:
- the LOC129952473 gene encoding uncharacterized protein LOC129952473 isoform X2, protein MKLIVQYLEINYEIEADEEICNKILTDPVYAAAFMEQNLSAQNAEHTEEDSVSTPTNLDYAQENTGNIEKESSWEHRTVLLFLEECSRHKHELRNPKIRRRTVFLKIKEAMEGKGYNFKESSLEKKLGNLKIRYNRILDNNKKTSTGRGRMSWPYFEQMCLIYEDEVNVRDAPTVSSLNPSSLCAPSDCTPSDCTPSTSKQATLRSKLVALEEEKVQIARGVLNELKEMRVLKQKRLEFEMLKYKEEKENRTNN, encoded by the exons atgaaacttattgtgcagtatttagaaataaattacgAAATAGAGGCAGATGAagaaatttgcaataaaatcttaacag aTCCAGTGTATGCCGCAGCATTCatggaacaaaatttgagtGCACAAAATGCAGAACATACGGAGGAAG ATTCAGTGTCTACTCCAACAAATCTTGATTATGCACAAGAAAACACAGGCAATATAGAGAaag aatcttCTTGGGAGCACCGCACCGTTCTTCTGTTTTTAGAAGAATGTAGCAGGCATAAACATGAGCTAAGAAACCCAAAAATCAGGCGCAGGACGGTGTTCCTTAAAATTAAGGAGGCGATGGAGGGTAAAGGCTACAATTTTAAAGAGAGCTCGCTGGAAAAGAAGCTGGGCAATTTAAAGATAAGGTATAACCGCATCCtggataacaacaaaaaaacttccaCAGGTCGAGGGCGCATGTCCTGGCCCTACTTCGAACAAATGTGCCTAATATATGAAGACGAAGTTAATGTCAGGGATGCGCCTACAGTGAGCTCTCTGAACCCTTCATCGCTGTGTGCTCCCTCGGATTGCACTCCCTCGGATTGCACTCCCTCTACCTCCAAACAAGCAACCCTTCGCTCAAAATTAGTTGCACTGGAGGAGGAAAAGGTGCAAATCGCGCGAGGGGTGCTAAATGAATTGAAGGAAATGCGAGTTCTAAAACAGAAAAGGTTGGAATTCGAGATGCTTAAATAcaaggaagaaaaagaaaatagaacaa ataactGA
- the LOC129952473 gene encoding uncharacterized protein LOC129952473 isoform X1, which translates to MKLIVQYLEINYEIEADEEICNKILTDPVYAAAFMEQNLSAQNAEHTEEDSVSTPTNLDYAQENTGNIEKESSWEHRTVLLFLEECSRHKHELRNPKIRRRTVFLKIKEAMEGKGYNFKESSLEKKLGNLKIRYNRILDNNKKTSTGRGRMSWPYFEQMCLIYEDEVNVRDAPTVSSLNPSSLCAPSDCTPSDCTPSTSKQATLRSKLVALEEEKVQIARGVLNELKEMRVLKQKRLEFEMLKYKEEKENRTSKLI; encoded by the exons atgaaacttattgtgcagtatttagaaataaattacgAAATAGAGGCAGATGAagaaatttgcaataaaatcttaacag aTCCAGTGTATGCCGCAGCATTCatggaacaaaatttgagtGCACAAAATGCAGAACATACGGAGGAAG ATTCAGTGTCTACTCCAACAAATCTTGATTATGCACAAGAAAACACAGGCAATATAGAGAaag aatcttCTTGGGAGCACCGCACCGTTCTTCTGTTTTTAGAAGAATGTAGCAGGCATAAACATGAGCTAAGAAACCCAAAAATCAGGCGCAGGACGGTGTTCCTTAAAATTAAGGAGGCGATGGAGGGTAAAGGCTACAATTTTAAAGAGAGCTCGCTGGAAAAGAAGCTGGGCAATTTAAAGATAAGGTATAACCGCATCCtggataacaacaaaaaaacttccaCAGGTCGAGGGCGCATGTCCTGGCCCTACTTCGAACAAATGTGCCTAATATATGAAGACGAAGTTAATGTCAGGGATGCGCCTACAGTGAGCTCTCTGAACCCTTCATCGCTGTGTGCTCCCTCGGATTGCACTCCCTCGGATTGCACTCCCTCTACCTCCAAACAAGCAACCCTTCGCTCAAAATTAGTTGCACTGGAGGAGGAAAAGGTGCAAATCGCGCGAGGGGTGCTAAATGAATTGAAGGAAATGCGAGTTCTAAAACAGAAAAGGTTGGAATTCGAGATGCTTAAATAcaaggaagaaaaagaaaatagaacaagtaagttaatataa
- the LOC129952472 gene encoding putative nuclease HARBI1 isoform X2: MSRSCFSDLMTKIGNLKCVHQLEKKLLYTIWTLSKQESFLSSGDRFNLAPSSAHNSFCEILDLLCSLLAQYIKWPSISQYNDISRVFREKSGGYIPGIVGAIDGCHIQIKQPVKNPIDYYNRKNTHSIILQGVCDHRAVFIDIYVGAPGRLHDARVIRNSPLSDKLAQFLPADYHLVGDAAYPLGQNLITPFRDNGHLLERQINFNTRLSSARITIERTFGFLKGRFRRLKYLDVSSPMLANKIITASCILHNHIHLFNESGNFSDIESENDDDLGNDLNSSQNMENQERSSCARKRNFLLNNF, translated from the exons ATGAGTCGAAGTTGTTTttcg GATCTTATGACAAAGATTGGAAATCTCAAGTGTGTTCATcagttggaaaaaaaacttttgtatactATTTGGACTTTAAGCAAACAAGAGAGTTTTTTGTCATCTGGCGATCGTTTCAATTTAGCACCAAGTTCAGCACACAATTCATTTTGTGAGATTCTGGATTTGTTGTGTTCCCTTTTGGCTCAATACATTAAGTGGCCATCAATAAGCCAATATAATGATATATCCCGG gtatttcgagaaaaatcaggAGGTTATATTCCCGGGATCGTTGGTGCGATAGATGGGTGTCACATTCAAATAAAACAGCCGGTCAAGAACCCTATAGACTACTACAACAGAAAAAATACGCATTCGATTATTTTACAAG gaGTTTGTGACCATCGAGCTGTTTTCATCGATATTTATGTAGGCGCTCCTGGTCGACTACATGATGCTCGAGTTATTAGAAATAGCCCTCTCTCTGATAAATTGGCTCAATTCTTGCCTGCCGACTACCATCTTGTAGGAGATGCTGCCTACCCTCTAGGTCAAAACCTAATAACTCCCTTCCGTGACAATGGACACCTTCTCGAAAGGCAAATCAATTTCAATACACGCCTTAGCAGTGCCAGAATAACCATAGAGCGAACTTTTGGTTTTCTCAAAGGCCGATTTCGTCGATTGAAATATTTGGATGTTTCAAGTCCTATGCTGgccaataaaattataacagcTAGTTGCATTTTGCACAAccacattcatttatttaatgaatctGGAAATTTTTCTGACATCGAATCTGAAAATGATGACGATCTGGgaaatgatttaaattcaagTCAAAACATGGAAAACCAAGAAAGAAGCAGCtgtgctagaaaaagaaacttcttgttgaacaatttttaa
- the LOC129952472 gene encoding putative nuclease HARBI1 isoform X1, with the protein MSDSEEDEVIARAVIVVNDLLAVGSLSDQLQENIKEDRVRNTNYYEVVIPDYSLEEFRCHFRMSRSCFSDLMTKIGNLKCVHQLEKKLLYTIWTLSKQESFLSSGDRFNLAPSSAHNSFCEILDLLCSLLAQYIKWPSISQYNDISRVFREKSGGYIPGIVGAIDGCHIQIKQPVKNPIDYYNRKNTHSIILQGVCDHRAVFIDIYVGAPGRLHDARVIRNSPLSDKLAQFLPADYHLVGDAAYPLGQNLITPFRDNGHLLERQINFNTRLSSARITIERTFGFLKGRFRRLKYLDVSSPMLANKIITASCILHNHIHLFNESGNFSDIESENDDDLGNDLNSSQNMENQERSSCARKRNFLLNNF; encoded by the exons atgAGCGATTCGGAAGAAGATGAAGTCATAG CTAGAGCTGTGATTGTCGTAAACGATCTCCTCGCAGTGGGTTCCTTATCTGACCAACTTcaagaaaacattaaagaagATCGCGTAAGGAATACGAACTATTATGAAGTAGTAATTCCAGATTACAGTTTAGAAGAATTCCGGTGCCATTTTCGAATGAGTCGAAGTTGTTTttcg GATCTTATGACAAAGATTGGAAATCTCAAGTGTGTTCATcagttggaaaaaaaacttttgtatactATTTGGACTTTAAGCAAACAAGAGAGTTTTTTGTCATCTGGCGATCGTTTCAATTTAGCACCAAGTTCAGCACACAATTCATTTTGTGAGATTCTGGATTTGTTGTGTTCCCTTTTGGCTCAATACATTAAGTGGCCATCAATAAGCCAATATAATGATATATCCCGG gtatttcgagaaaaatcaggAGGTTATATTCCCGGGATCGTTGGTGCGATAGATGGGTGTCACATTCAAATAAAACAGCCGGTCAAGAACCCTATAGACTACTACAACAGAAAAAATACGCATTCGATTATTTTACAAG gaGTTTGTGACCATCGAGCTGTTTTCATCGATATTTATGTAGGCGCTCCTGGTCGACTACATGATGCTCGAGTTATTAGAAATAGCCCTCTCTCTGATAAATTGGCTCAATTCTTGCCTGCCGACTACCATCTTGTAGGAGATGCTGCCTACCCTCTAGGTCAAAACCTAATAACTCCCTTCCGTGACAATGGACACCTTCTCGAAAGGCAAATCAATTTCAATACACGCCTTAGCAGTGCCAGAATAACCATAGAGCGAACTTTTGGTTTTCTCAAAGGCCGATTTCGTCGATTGAAATATTTGGATGTTTCAAGTCCTATGCTGgccaataaaattataacagcTAGTTGCATTTTGCACAAccacattcatttatttaatgaatctGGAAATTTTTCTGACATCGAATCTGAAAATGATGACGATCTGGgaaatgatttaaattcaagTCAAAACATGGAAAACCAAGAAAGAAGCAGCtgtgctagaaaaagaaacttcttgttgaacaatttttaa
- the LOC129952468 gene encoding GPI ethanolamine phosphate transferase 3 yields MNFAWNYLFVLIWIAYLIGSGVFLFSRGFLLSRVSKTDVSTCRRLSNNPEEEYYLSEEIVQEIFKDVNASSNLCLPAKSKVIILLIDALKYEFGVFKPNLSDPLPYENKLTIINDLLTTDPERSRILRFHADPPTTTLQRLKGLTTGSLPTFIDIGSNFASPEINEDNIIDQMIHNNLPVVFLGDSTWTDLYPKRFMRSYSYPSFDIFDLDTVDTKIKKYLPNELRKDDWEVLIAHFLGVDHCGHKHGPLHDEMSRKLTEMDDVIKSVIEQMDNDTTLLIMGDHGMTISGDHGGDSDDETNALLFAYTKSKKFVTSDYGSDPNSLQQIDLVPTLATILGIPIPYSNLGLINFNIVPDVAVPFMSRYQVLLLHAWQNAQQIYKYFYNYALENKRTFSFDEMDSMESRFLLLTHRVKTIYTEVAFKNFILDLNAHLRDILNVCREIWVKFDATQMSQGLLITFLPIFFSFLLINNSRAIDFPKIFTFKVVLYAYLLNMACGVFGYRYFKKFSFKTEEHGIIFFTSIVSTLMLVFLTLKNWGSIATNWSGMKRFGNMTTRIICFILISVFFSNSFIIQEPKIISYLLTAVILLLIYEILQQSLKVDFKTKFRVGVFLRSISFRLVLAAILAIILLRSAYSLFRCREEQGDCGDFSNNSGGFTFKRPANPKTYLLAVVVVVLYTTLTRLYLRSCGNLTGSSVNVLLARYGPTVASICAGGHILLTNSAIKNIKRNHIDSMALVIYALLLLQIIVVSVSPLMTYVLPPRSTMISVKTHEGVVPEIFKKMKQQYEGVEESEKNYEIPVVYGLATVYSSILISFGVFLAMVLIILLEPKSSIGLVICIAVAAVILVVHSILRYRTATSFETCIQPTFTAIVGWFLLANFCFFATSHQTTLSQIDWRAAFVGRTSFARNSNFISGILVILNTFCGQIFFMSMYGLLSSETFSIFALFPSLIRSNCKEKIKEGDPRIANSIKTNNELSQQNVGFDMTRGELILFENESVYLGTLFKLATQFFMLQGVKIFCAMMACTIHCRHLMVWKIFAPRFIYEGLSTYVSFPAIIIGYLIIVRVHWSVDRLINRINKIK; encoded by the exons ATGAATTTCGCATGGAATTAtctatttgttttgatttggatTGCTTATCTCATTGGATCGGGTGTCTTCCTGTTTTCGCGGGGATTCTTATTGTCAAGAGTTTCTAAAACAGATGTCAGTACGTGTAGGCGGCTCTCCAATAATCCGGAAGAG GAATATTATTTAAGTGAAGAAATCGTCCAGGAAATCTTCAAAGATGTAAACGCCTCATCGAATCTATGTCTTCCAGCTAAATCAAAAGTTATTATTCTACTCATTGATGCCTTAAAGTATGAGTTCGGCGTATTCAAGCCAAACTTATCCGACCCACTACCATATGAGAATAAGTTAACAATTATCAATGATCTCCTAACAACTGACCCAGAACGCAGTCGTATATTGCGCTTCCATGCCGATCCACCAACAACAACCCTACAACGACTCAAAGGTCTAACAACTGGCAGCCTTCCAACATTTATCGATATAGGTTCAAATTTTGCATCGCCAGAAATCAATGAAGACAATATTATCGATCAAATGATACACAATAATCTGCCAGTTGTATTTTTGGGCGATAGTACGTGGACAGATTTGTATCCAAAACGATTTATGCGTTCGTATTCGTATCCAAGTTTTGATATATTCGATTTGGATACTGTCGATACGaagattaagaaatatttgcCAAATGAATTGCGCAAGGACGATTGGGAGGTTTTGATTGCTCATTTCCTGGGAGTGGATCATTGTGGTCATAAACATGGTCCATTGCATGACGAGATGTCAAGAAAATTGACCGAAATGGATGATGttataaa atctGTAATTGAACAAATGGATAATGATACAACACTCTTGATTATGGGCGATCATGGAATGACTATTTCTGGCGACCATGGTGGGGACTCGGATGACGAAACCAATGCATTGCTATTTGCgtatacaaaaagtaaaaaatttgtaacaagTGATTATGGATCAGATCCCAATTCTCTTCAACAG atcGACCTCGTTCCGACGTTAGCCACAATCCTCGGCATACCAATACCCTATTCAAATTTGGgtttaatcaattttaacataGTGCCTGATGTTGCTGTGCCTTTTATGTCGAGATATCAAGTTCTGTTGCTCCATGCGTGGCAGAATGCTCAACAAATCTACAAATACTTCTACAATTACGCTTTGGAAAACAAACGAACATTCAGTTTCGATGAAATGGATTCGATGGAGAGTCGATTTCTCCTGCTAACGCACAGAGTAAAGACCATATACACAGAGGTGGCgttcaaaaatttcatattagatCTCAATGCACACTTGCgagatattttaaatgtttgccgTGAAATTTGGGTGAAGTTTGATGCCACACAAATGTCTCAGGGACTATTGATAACCTTCTTGCCgatatttttctcatttttattgatCAACAATTCGCGGGCCATAGATTTTCCCAAAATCTTCACATTCAAAGTGGTGTTGTATGCGTATCTGTTGAATATGGCGTGTGGAGTTTTTGGATATCGCTATTTCAAGAAGTTCTCCTTCAAAACCGAGGAGCATGGTATTATATTTTTCACCAGCATTGTGAGCACTCTGATGTTGGTGTTTTTGACGTTGAAGAATTGGGGCTCGATCGCAACGAATTGGAGTGGCATGAAGCGTTTCGGGAACATGACGACTCGCATCATATGTTTCATCCTCATTTCGGTGTTTTTCTCGAATAGTTTCATCATTCAGGAACCAAAAATCATTTCGTATCTACTCACTGCCGTGATTTTGCTGCTGATCTATGAGATTCTGCAGCAAAGTCTGAAAGTAGACTTTAAGACAAAATTCCGAGTAGGCGTCTTTTTGAGGTCGATATCGTTTCGATTAGTGTTGGCGGCGATTTTGGCAATTATTCTGCTTCGCTCGGCCTATTCGTTGTTCCGGTGCCGCGAAGAGCAAGGAGATTGTGGAGACTTTTCCAATAACTCGGGTGGTTTTACATTCAAACGACCGGCAAACCCCAAGACCTATCTGCTGGCGGTTGTGGTGGTTGTCTTGTACACAACTCTAACTAGATTATATTTGCGATCGTGTGGCAATTTGACGGGCTCATCGGTGAATGTGCTCTTGGCTCGCTATGGACCAACTGTGGCATCGATATGCGCTGGCGGACATATCCTGCTGACTAACAGTGCTATAAAGAACATCAAACGGAATCATATTGATTCGATGGCTTTGGTGATCTACGCTTTGTTGTTGTTACAAATCATTGTTGTGTCGGTGTCGCCGTTGATGACGTACGTCTTGCCGCCCAGAAGCACCATGATCTCGGTGAAGACGCACGAAGGAGTTGTACCGGAGATCTTTAAGAAAATGAAACAGCAATACGAAGGCGTCGAGGAAAGTGAAAAGAACTACGAAATTCCGGTTGTTTATGGCCTGGCGACTGTTTACTCCTCGATTTTGATATCATTCGGAGTTTTCCTGGCTATGGTATTGATTATCCTCCTGGAGCCAAAATCATCAATTGGACTTGTTATTTGCATCGCtgtagcagctgttattttggTAGTTCATTCGATTCTAAGATATCGCACTGCCACTAGTTTTG aaacttgCATTCAACCAACATTTACTGCCATTGTGGGTTGGTTCCTTTTGGCGAATTTCTGTTTCTTCGCAACCTCACATCAGACGACGTTGTCGCAGATCGATTGGCGGGCAGCATTTGTTGGCCGGACTTCGTTTGCTCGCAACTCGAACTTCATCTCCGGGATCCTCGTCATCCTTAATACATTCTGCGGGCAGATATTCTTCATGTCCATGTATGGATTACTCAGCTCggagacattttcaatttttgcccTCTTCCCTTCGCTCATTCGTTCGAATTGTAAGGAAAAAATCAAAGAAGGAGATCCTCGAATTGCCAactcaattaaaacaaataacgaACTCTCCCAGCAAAACGTTGGATTCGATATGACTCGCGGTGAATTGATACTCTTTGAAAACGAGAGTGTTTATTTAGGAACACTCTTCAAACTCGCCACACAGTTTTTTATGCTTCAAGGAGTTAAG ATATTCTGTGCGATGATGGCGTGTACGATACATTGTCGTCATTTGATGGTATGGAAAATATTCGCTCCTAGATTCATCTATGAGGGACTCTCAACGTATGTCTCCTTCCCTGCCATTATAATTGGTTACTTAATAATCGTTCGAGTGCATTGGTCAGTTGATAGACTTATAAATaggataaataaaatcaaatga